The region CCGATGTGCCGAGACTCTGCTGCGGCTTGCCCTGACCCGCACGGACCTCTTCGCCTACCGACATGAAAATTGCCCTCCCGGTCATGCACTGATCTGCGCCGACCAGCCTTCCATCACGGAGCGTGCCGGTGCTATTACACGAATGAGCGGGAATGGATCACGGCGGATTGGGCAGAGAGTCCGGTTTTGTCGATCGATCGAACAGGCCGGAGCCGTTGCCGTCGAGCAGCGCGGAGCCGTTGCGAGCGGGAACTCCGAGATCAGGCCAACCGTTTGACGCGGTGACGGACGACGACAGGAGACGGCAATGGCAGGCTTCCTGGACCGCGCCAAGGAACAGGCGCAGCGAGGGCTCACGCAGGGCAAGCAGAAGCTCGACGAGGTGCAGGCGCAGCGTGCGGGCGGCGACCTCCTGAAGAGACTGGGCGCGGCGTACTACGCGGAGCGGCGCGGCAGCGGCTCCCCCGAGGCCACCCAGCAGGCCTTGCAGGCGCTGGAGAGCCACATCGCCACTCACGGGGACGCGTTCCTGCGCTCCTGACGGACCTCGCGGACGCGCCGTGAACGCGCTGGTCAAACGCGCCTGCGCCCCTGACCGGATCGACTCGCACACCGTACGAACGGCTGGGCCGGAGCCCCTGGTTCCGGGTACAGCTGCGGTACGAGACGGCCGCGACCGGTGGCCGCCGCGCAGTGCGAAGGAGGCGGTCATGGCCCCACCCATGTCCGCGGGCGGTTTCCTGAACCGGCTCAGGGAGGAAGGCCTCACTGTCGTCGAGGTCGGCGAATGGGAGCGTCACAACCGCAATCACAAGGGGCCCTGGGGTCCGGTGTACGGCGTGATGATCCACCACACGGTGACCTCGGGCAGCGAGCACACCGTCGGGATCTGTCGTGACGGCCGCCCGGACCTGCCCGGTCCGCTGTGCCACGGCGTCATCACCAAGGACGGTGTCCTGCACCTCGTGGGCTACGGCCGGGCCAACCACGCGGGTCTGGGTGACGACGACGTGCTGCGCGCCGTGATCGCGGAGAAGGCACTCCCGCCGGACAACGAGGCGAACACCGACGGCAACCGCCACTTCTACGGCTTCGAGTGCGAGAACCTCGGCGACGGAAAGGATCCGTGGCCCGAGGTGCAGTTGGAGGCCATCGAGAAGGTCGCGGCCGCGATCTGCCGCCACCACGGCTGGACGGAGCGTTCACTCATCGGCCACCTGGAGTGGCAGCCGGGCAAGGTCGACCCGTGCGGCTTCACGATGGCCTCGATGAGAGAGCGCGTCCGCGACCGCCTCAAGTGACGGACGGGCGCGGGGCGACTGCCCGCATACCGCACAGGTGTCCGACAATGGTGGGGTGCCCAGCCCCGCAACCCCGGACGACCCGAACACCCCGGCCACTCCTGACGCCCCCGAAGCGCTCGACCCGACCGCTCTGCGACCGCGGCTGCCCTCGCCGCTGTGCCAGGTCGCGGACGAGCGCTTCGCGCGCCATGGCGTACGGCTGCTGCTGAAGCGGGACGATCTGATCCACCCGGAGCTGATCGGCAACAAGTGGCGCAAGCTCGCCCCGAACCTCCGCGCGGCGGCGGGCCGCACGGTGGTCACCTTCGGCGGCGCGTACTCCAACCATCTGCGCGCCACCGCCGCCGCGGGCCGCCTCCTCGGGCTGACGACCGTGGGGGTGGTCCGCGGCCAGGAGCTGGCCGACCGCCCCCTCAACCCCTCACTGAACCGCTGCGCGGCCGACGGCATGCGACTGCACTTCGTCGACAGGTCGACGTACCGCCGCAAGAGCGAACCGGAGACGCTGGCCGCCCTGCTGCGCTCGATGGACGCCGAGGACGCGTATGTCGTCCCCGAGGGCGGCAGCAACTCCCTTGCCGTACGGGGCTGCCAGGAACTCGGCGCGGAGCTGCGGGGCCACGGCGGTGTCGACGTGGCCGCCCTGGCCTGCGGCACCGGCGGCACCCTCGCCGGCCTGGCCGCCGGTCTCGCCCCCGACCAGCGGGCCCTGGGCGTCCCCGTCCTCAAGGGCGGCTTCCTGGAGGGCGACATAAGCGCCCTCCAGGAAGCCGCTTTCGGCGGCCACCGCGGCACCTGGTCCCTCGACGACCGCTTCCACTTCGGCGGCTACGCCCGCACCACACCCGAACTCGACAGCTTCGCCGCGGACTTCGAACAACGCCACGGCCTGCCCGTGGAACGTCTCTATGTCGCCAAGATGCTCTATGGACTTGTCACCTTGATGGAGGAGGGGGCTTTCACACGGGGGACGACGGTGGCGGCGGTGATCACGGGGGCACCGTTCTGAGCCCTCGCACGGCCCTGAGCATCCTTACGCCGCCTCCCGATAGGCCGCCGCCTCCTCCAGGTCGAGTCTGCGCAGGAGGGTGCGGAGCATCTCGTCGTCGATGTAGCGGTGGTCGCGGAGTTTCACGAAGACCTCGCGTTCGGCGCCGATCATCTCGCGGGACAGACGGCGGTAGGTGTCGTCGGCGGTCTCCCCGGTCACCGGGTTGACGGCGCCGAGCCGCTCCCAGACGGCGTTGCGGCGGCGTTCCAGGACCGAGCGGAGCCGGTCGGCGAGCGGCGGGGGCAGGGCGTTGCGCTCGTCGTCGAGGAGTGCGTCGAGGCGCTCCTCGGCGACCCGGGACGCCTGTGCCTGGGCGTTCGCCTCCGCGAGCGTCTCCGCCTGGACGTCGCGCCCCGGCAGCTTCAGCAGGCGGATGAGAGGGGGCAGGGTCAGCCCCTGGACGACCAGGGTCCCGATGACGGTGGTGAAGGTGAGGAAGAGGAGGAGGTTGCGATCGGGGAAGGAGGCACCGCCGTGCACGGTCAGCGGGATGGAGAAGGCGATGGCGAGCGAGACCACCCCGCGCATTCCGGCCCAGCCGATGATGAACGGCCCCTTCCAGGTGGGGGACCCCTCGCGCTCCCGGACGCGCGCCGACAGGATCCGGGGCAGGAAGGTGGCGGGGTAGACCCACACGAACCGGGCGGCGACCACGACCAGGAAGACGGCCACCGCGTACCAGGCGGCCTGGGCTCCCTGGTACTGGCCGAGGCCCTTGAGGACGACCGGCAGTTGCAGTCCGATCAGGGCGAACACCGCCGACTCCAGGACGAACGCGACCATCTTCCACACCGCCTCCTCCTGGAGCCGGGTCGCGAAGTCCACCTCCCAGGCACGGTGGCCGAGGTAGAGCGCGACGACGACCACCGCGAGCACTCCGGAGGCGTGCACCTGCTCGGCGATCCCGTACGCGACGAAGGGGATCAACAAGGAAAGGGTGTTCTGGAGAAGCGCCTCCTTCAGGTGCGTGCGCAGCCAGTGGATCGGCACCATCAGGACGAGACCGACGACCACACCCCCGACCGCCGCGAGCAGGAACTCGCGGACACCGCCCGCCCAGGTCGCGCCCGCGCCGACCGCGGCGGCGAGGGCCACCTTGTAGGCGGTGATCGCGGTCGCGTCGTTCACCAGGGACTCGCCCTGAAGGATCGTGGTGATCCGGGAGGGCAGCCCCACCCGGCGCGCCACCGCCGTGGCCGCCACCGCGTCCGGCGGCGCCACCACCGCCCCGAAGACCAGCGCCGCGGGCAGCGGCAGGCT is a window of Streptomyces mirabilis DNA encoding:
- a CDS encoding N-acetylmuramoyl-L-alanine amidase, producing MAPPMSAGGFLNRLREEGLTVVEVGEWERHNRNHKGPWGPVYGVMIHHTVTSGSEHTVGICRDGRPDLPGPLCHGVITKDGVLHLVGYGRANHAGLGDDDVLRAVIAEKALPPDNEANTDGNRHFYGFECENLGDGKDPWPEVQLEAIEKVAAAICRHHGWTERSLIGHLEWQPGKVDPCGFTMASMRERVRDRLK
- a CDS encoding 1-aminocyclopropane-1-carboxylate deaminase/D-cysteine desulfhydrase, whose product is MPSPATPDDPNTPATPDAPEALDPTALRPRLPSPLCQVADERFARHGVRLLLKRDDLIHPELIGNKWRKLAPNLRAAAGRTVVTFGGAYSNHLRATAAAGRLLGLTTVGVVRGQELADRPLNPSLNRCAADGMRLHFVDRSTYRRKSEPETLAALLRSMDAEDAYVVPEGGSNSLAVRGCQELGAELRGHGGVDVAALACGTGGTLAGLAAGLAPDQRALGVPVLKGGFLEGDISALQEAAFGGHRGTWSLDDRFHFGGYARTTPELDSFAADFEQRHGLPVERLYVAKMLYGLVTLMEEGAFTRGTTVAAVITGAPF
- a CDS encoding Na+/H+ antiporter yields the protein MHVLPLLLLVAGSAAVAGLARRTPVPAPLLLVAAGLVVSYVPGVPGYELDPEIVLPLVLPPLLYTAASDSSYLDLRAHVRPIALLSVGYVLFATLAVGWAAYLIVPSLPLPAALVFGAVVAPPDAVAATAVARRVGLPSRITTILQGESLVNDATAITAYKVALAAAVGAGATWAGGVREFLLAAVGGVVVGLVLMVPIHWLRTHLKEALLQNTLSLLIPFVAYGIAEQVHASGVLAVVVVALYLGHRAWEVDFATRLQEEAVWKMVAFVLESAVFALIGLQLPVVLKGLGQYQGAQAAWYAVAVFLVVVAARFVWVYPATFLPRILSARVREREGSPTWKGPFIIGWAGMRGVVSLAIAFSIPLTVHGGASFPDRNLLLFLTFTTVIGTLVVQGLTLPPLIRLLKLPGRDVQAETLAEANAQAQASRVAEERLDALLDDERNALPPPLADRLRSVLERRRNAVWERLGAVNPVTGETADDTYRRLSREMIGAEREVFVKLRDHRYIDDEMLRTLLRRLDLEEAAAYREAA